The stretch of DNA TTTGCCACCCGCCTTGCCAGGATGTTGGCGTAAACAGCATGGACAAAGGCATTGTTCGGGTCAAGATCCAAAGCCGAGCGGATATCCGCTTCAGCCTCTAAAAATTCACCCAAATACCCCTTCGACCAGGCCAGCAGTGCATAGGCATTAGGACGTTTATTGTCCAACAACAACGCGTTTTCTGCATTGACCCTGGCTGCTTCATACTCACCGCTGTAAAGCTGCAATTTCGCCAGGATGAGGTAATTGGGAACCTCCTGGGGATTGGCTTTGATGGCAGCCTCATAAGACGCCTTAGCCATGCCGAGGCGTCCTTCTGCCAGGTAGCTTTCAGCCTCCTCAGCATAAGATACGGGATCTCGTGTAGGCGTTGGTGTGGGAACAAAAGGCGGCGGTATTGCTGGAATCACATTGGTATTTAGATACAAAAAGAAACCGATTCCAGCCAGCAGGAACAGGATCAACCAGGGGTTTGATCGCCTTCTGCGCTTATTCATCGACCACTTACTGCCGCGCAAATACATGTTAAGAATCATAGTCCTGAAGTTATTGTCCGTCAAGCGAGGCAAAATTGTTATTATTTAACGCAAGTCATCAATAATCATGGAAAGAATATATTGATCTGTGCGTTTATACTGTCAGGTGAATGTGGGTTCCGATGACTGTAATTCACTCAATCCGATTTAAGTGGCTGGCATTGGCTTTCTATATACTGGATATCACGTGTTCTTAACCTTATCCCAGGGCTGCGCCAATTCCACTCAAAAAAATGACAACCACACCCAGAATAATGTTGATGACCAATAACAGCATATAAGTTTTTTGTTCCTGCTGGTTAAATTTCTCAATCTTACGACCCAAAATGAAGCCTCGATAGCCTCCAATAACGATCATCGTGAAGACAACCAGATGTTTGATGGATATCAATGTATGATAAGGTGTAGTAAAACTCAAAAATCCAGAAAGGCCACCAGCTTGCTTACTCAACAATAATCCGGTGATCCAAAGCACGCCA from Brevefilum fermentans encodes:
- a CDS encoding CopD family protein translates to MQKQLVFGMIRSLHDLFTAFWIGGMLTTGFAFLPVVKNAGAEPKLKNKLLKIYQSKLRVVGLISIGVLWITGLLLSKQAGGLSGFLSFTTPYHTLISIKHLVVFTMIVIGGYRGFILGRKIEKFNQQEQKTYMLLLVINIILGVVVIFLSGIGAALG